The Campylobacter sp. CNRCH_2014_0184h genome has a window encoding:
- a CDS encoding ferritin-like domain-containing protein, with translation MKRNFFGELEKILYHKDIFKKIELFNEFYENFKTNLYYFNHSHKAIICENSQVKILHPMKIRRPKEANSTLSLAKILHSVAHIEYSAINLALDASYRFKNLPLKFYQDWLEVADEEIKHFLLLEKTLNELGFKYGDFHAHDNLEKALFLTKDNLAHRMGIVHRGLEAKGLDANPFVLEKLNTTNHPIKSLFDEIFTIILNDEIKHVNKGDFWWNYAKNENDNYIDLCAKYKEFSLLGKVYNKTARIQAGFNENELQELDEFYNKE, from the coding sequence ATGAAAAGAAATTTCTTTGGGGAATTAGAAAAAATTTTATATCATAAAGATATTTTTAAAAAGATTGAATTATTTAATGAATTTTATGAAAATTTTAAAACTAATTTGTATTATTTTAATCATTCCCATAAAGCGATCATTTGTGAAAACTCACAAGTTAAAATCCTTCATCCTATGAAAATAAGACGTCCAAAAGAGGCAAATAGCACTTTATCTTTAGCTAAAATCTTACATTCAGTTGCGCATATAGAATATAGTGCTATAAATTTGGCTTTAGATGCTAGTTATAGATTTAAAAACTTGCCATTGAAATTTTATCAAGATTGGCTTGAAGTAGCAGATGAGGAAATTAAGCATTTTTTACTTTTAGAAAAAACTTTAAATGAACTTGGTTTTAAATATGGAGATTTCCATGCTCATGATAATCTTGAAAAAGCCTTGTTTTTAACCAAAGATAATCTTGCTCACAGAATGGGCATAGTTCATAGAGGACTTGAAGCAAAAGGACTCGATGCTAATCCTTTTGTTTTAGAAAAATTAAACACAACTAATCATCCTATAAAAAGCTTATTTGACGAAATTTTTACTATTATACTAAATGATGAGATTAAACATGTAAATAAAGGGGATTTTTGGTGGAATTATGCAAAAAACGAAAATGATAATTATATTGATCTTTGTGCTAAATATAAAGAATTTAGTCTTTTAGGAAAAGTATATAATAAAACAGCTAGAATACAAGCAGGATTTAACGAAAATGAACTTCAAGAGTTAGATGAATTTTATAATAAAGAATAA
- a CDS encoding ABC transporter permease has product MFNVIHALFFRELKTRFGINKYLGYFWVIGEPMMVVLVITSIIAAIREFHHQIMPEGVSIFLFLAVGIIPFFMFRSIITQLLNGIGANLALYAYKPVRPIHVFIARALLEFCIYFTIFICVMFLAGWFLHMQVIPKHFLEVMFSIFLLVVFGFAMGMCFAIVGHFAEPLKMALGYLNAILYWTSLVVLPVWIAPKPILDILYYNPLLHIMELLKYNFFQNYPLLDDYNYYYPIACLSVILFLGLFFYYFTREKLIAAR; this is encoded by the coding sequence ATGTTTAATGTCATACATGCTCTTTTTTTTAGAGAGTTAAAGACAAGATTTGGTATTAATAAATATTTGGGCTATTTTTGGGTGATCGGTGAGCCTATGATGGTGGTTTTGGTAATCACTTCTATTATAGCAGCTATAAGAGAATTTCATCATCAAATCATGCCCGAGGGTGTTTCTATTTTTTTATTTTTAGCAGTAGGGATTATACCTTTTTTTATGTTTAGAAGTATTATTACTCAGCTTTTGAATGGTATAGGTGCAAATTTGGCGCTATATGCCTACAAACCAGTAAGACCTATACATGTTTTTATTGCAAGAGCACTGCTTGAGTTTTGCATTTATTTTACTATTTTTATTTGTGTGATGTTTTTAGCTGGATGGTTTTTGCATATGCAAGTTATACCTAAGCATTTTTTAGAAGTGATGTTTTCGATTTTTTTGCTTGTGGTGTTTGGCTTTGCTATGGGAATGTGTTTTGCTATAGTAGGACATTTTGCAGAACCTTTAAAAATGGCATTAGGTTATTTAAATGCTATTTTATATTGGACTTCTCTAGTAGTGCTTCCTGTGTGGATAGCCCCAAAACCTATTTTAGACATTTTATATTATAATCCACTTTTGCATATCATGGAGCTTTTAAAATATAATTTTTTTCAAAATTATCCGTTGCTTGATGATTATAATTACTACTATCCTATTGCATGTTTGAGTGTGATTTTGTTTTTGGGTTTATTTTTTTATTATTTTACTAGAGAAAAGTTGATAGCGGCACGATGA
- a CDS encoding ABC transporter ATP-binding protein, whose translation MIKLVNLTKSFPLRNGGRHYVFKNLSFEFPENCSIGLMGRNGAGKSTLMKLLSGSLLPDRGKIITNKKLSWPLGLAGAFQHRLSARDNARFVARVYGYKGKALEEKIKFVEDFAELGKFFDEPMNTYSAGMSARISFGLSMAFDFDYYLIDEAGAVGDPKFKEKSSKVYKEKLSQSKVIMVSHNVAEIKQWCDKIIFMQDGQATIYDDVDEGIAVYQGKINAK comes from the coding sequence ATGATAAAATTAGTTAATTTAACCAAATCTTTTCCTTTGCGTAATGGTGGAAGGCATTATGTTTTTAAAAACTTAAGCTTTGAATTCCCTGAAAATTGCAGTATAGGCTTAATGGGACGCAATGGTGCTGGAAAATCAACCTTAATGAAACTTTTAAGCGGTTCCTTGCTTCCTGATAGAGGTAAGATTATAACCAATAAAAAACTCTCTTGGCCTCTAGGCTTAGCAGGTGCATTTCAACATAGACTTTCAGCAAGGGACAATGCGCGCTTTGTGGCTAGAGTATATGGTTATAAAGGAAAGGCTTTAGAAGAAAAGATTAAATTTGTGGAAGATTTTGCTGAGCTGGGTAAATTTTTTGATGAGCCTATGAATACTTACTCAGCAGGTATGAGTGCTAGGATATCTTTTGGTTTAAGCATGGCATTTGATTTTGATTATTATTTAATTGATGAAGCAGGTGCTGTGGGGGATCCTAAATTTAAAGAGAAGAGCTCTAAAGTCTATAAAGAAAAACTAAGCCAGTCAAAAGTTATCATGGTTTCGCATAATGTAGCTGAAATTAAACAATGGTGTGATAAAATTATATTCATGCAAGATGGACAAGCTACTATATATGATGATGTAGATGAGGGTATAGCGGTGTATCAAGGAAAAATAAATGCAAAATGA
- a CDS encoding capsule biosynthesis protein, with amino-acid sequence MQNDLLKKFKKLEIFNSFKIVLILTAFVVFYYVFIAASRYVSESVLSVKSTTSDSSAAVSGLAALLTNNSFSTEDITFLKSYIHSLDMLNILEEKIQIRELYQKQKLDFFYSISPSADQEEFLKYYQNRVKIIQENSANGLLRVEVEGFDPQSAHLIASTIVKESEKFINEISHKAARDQMQFAEEELLQFKKRYQNAKDELLAFQNKYGVFDPLKQAEGTLKLIAELESKIAAKEAELLMMQSYINDNAPQIVTIKSEITALKKQLQKEKSKVSSPKSSQKLNDLAAKFQDLTIEAGFAESAYTAALKAYESARIEALRKIKQVVIVQSPSLPQSAKYPEALYNIFTAFMILSLIYGIVKFIKMIIEEHRY; translated from the coding sequence ATGCAAAATGATTTATTGAAAAAGTTTAAAAAATTAGAAATATTTAATTCTTTTAAAATAGTGTTGATTTTAACAGCATTTGTTGTATTTTATTATGTTTTTATAGCAGCAAGTCGCTATGTGAGTGAAAGTGTTTTAAGCGTGAAATCAACTACATCAGACAGCAGTGCGGCAGTGAGCGGATTAGCTGCATTGTTAACAAATAATTCTTTTTCTACAGAAGATATAACTTTTTTAAAATCTTACATCCATTCTTTAGATATGCTAAATATCTTAGAAGAAAAAATTCAAATTCGTGAGTTATATCAAAAACAAAAACTTGATTTTTTTTACAGTATTTCCCCATCAGCTGACCAAGAAGAGTTTTTAAAGTATTATCAAAACCGTGTTAAGATTATTCAAGAAAACTCAGCTAATGGGCTTTTGCGTGTAGAAGTTGAAGGTTTTGACCCACAAAGTGCACATTTAATAGCTTCAACTATAGTTAAAGAAAGTGAAAAATTTATCAATGAAATTTCACACAAAGCTGCAAGAGATCAAATGCAATTTGCTGAAGAAGAGCTTTTACAGTTTAAAAAAAGATATCAAAATGCTAAAGATGAGCTTTTAGCTTTTCAAAATAAATACGGAGTATTTGATCCACTTAAGCAAGCAGAAGGCACTCTAAAACTCATAGCCGAACTTGAATCAAAAATAGCAGCCAAAGAAGCTGAGCTTTTGATGATGCAAAGTTACATAAATGATAATGCACCGCAAATTGTCACTATAAAAAGTGAAATCACAGCTTTAAAAAAACAACTTCAAAAAGAAAAATCTAAGGTTTCATCGCCAAAATCCTCTCAAAAGCTTAACGATCTTGCAGCTAAATTTCAAGATCTAACCATAGAAGCAGGTTTTGCAGAAAGTGCTTATACAGCTGCATTAAAAGCATATGAGAGTGCTAGGATAGAGGCTTTAAGAAAGATAAAACAAGTGGTTATAGTACAAAGTCCAAGTTTGCCTCAAAGTGCTAAATATCCAGAAGCTTTGTATAATATATTCACAGCTTTTATGATTTTATCTTTGATTTATGGAATTGTTAAATTTATTAAAATGATTATAGAGGAGCATAGATACTAA